ttggaacTTAATGGATACACCAGCAGAAGAAcaacaaaatttcataaatgTTTCATGTAATATAGCTGCTACAGTTTCTGAAATAACCAAACCTAATAGCCTTTCCACAGATTTGCTTGAAGAGGTAGGTACATTTCACATTAGCTTTAACTATTTTCTAatctttctaaatatattttttgctgATTGATTGTTTAATGCTTTAAAAGGTTAAAGCCGAGCTATGTAGGTTAGAAGAGTTAAAATGGAGCAAAATTAAAGAACTTGTTGTAAAAAAGAGGTCAGAGCTTGAAGAGATATGTAGAAGAACACACATTGTTCTTGAAGAACAAGATATCGCCCTGGAGAATGTAATTAAAGCCATTGAATCAGGAGAAGTGAACCCTGAAAATATACTAGAACATATCGAGTATCGAGCTGGGAAAGTGAAAGAGGAAGCCTTAAGCAGAAAAGAGATTCTTGAAAAGACTGAAAAATGGTTGAACGCTTGTGAGGAAGAGACTTGGCTTGAAGAGTATAATCAGGTTTGTCTCTTTTATAACCATCCATGGGTCTTTCACATTTTGTGGTTATTTatggattttattattttgtataggATGAAAAGCGGTACAATGCTGGAAAAGGATCTCACTTAATCCTCAAACGTGCAGAGAAAGCTAGAGCACTCGTTAATAAACTTCCAGGTTTCATATAAAAGATGATACCAAGAAAGTTTTCTTTGTGACTCTTTAACTAACTGAAAACTTCTTTGATCCTTCTTAGCTATGGTTGAAGCATTAGTTTCCAAGATTACAATTTGGGAATCAGAGAAAGAATCTGAGTTTATATTTGATGGTGTATGAGTTATCTTCTTCCATCACACAAAGTTTCTCTTCCTCTCATAATAGCACatgtgatatatatttttgtctgATTTTCTTTCATTCAGAATCGTCTACTTGCAATGCTAGAAGAGTATACAGAGctcagagaagagaaagaacaagAACGTCGCAGGAGAAGAGTATTTAGCTAACACTCTTTTGCATCAGTACACTTCTAAGAATCACCAAAAGTAATGCTTGTTGGGTTTTGGTTGTTTATAGGATCTGAAGAAACTTCAAGGTCAAGTTACACCCGAACAAGACAAAGGAACTCCTACTAAGCATCAAAGCGCAAAAAAGAGTCTTAAAGTATCAACTAACAAGAGATTTGGATCATCTCCTCAAACTCCTCGATGTGATTCTCCTCATTCAGCAAAATCTTTTACATCTCAATCACGCCATAGCTGAAAAAATATGGAGCAACAACTTCAAAGTAGCCTTTTTAGTTCAATTTTATTCAGCTAAAAAGAATCTCTAGGAGTgaatgttcttcttcttctttcagtggtgtttattttgatttgtagaACGTTAAAAACACCTCAACTCTGTTCTCATAACAACACCATATAAGCaaaagagattagaaagagaGAGTTGTCCGGAAACTAAGTCATCACTTTTTCTAAGCAGATGTTATTAAGATAAGTCATCGCTTTTGTTAAACCCTTTGGTATGCTTAAAGACTTGCTAAGTCATTAAGAGAGTCTGACAATGAAAGAATCTGAATGATTATTTGATCATTTCATTTGTATTATGTCATGTCTCAGATCTAAGTGTGTACAGACACTACTGATTGTGTTGCGGAAAGTAGATTTGACTTTGACTGACAAAATGTACTTGCTGCAAAAATCAGTGTTCATTCTTTATCCAAATTACCTTTTTAAGAACTATTTCCAAGTACTTGGTAAAACAAAATCCTTGAATTCCATCTATAAACTTTGCGCAAGTGAATCAAAAGATTTTGCTTATCTTGAAAATTAATTGGTCTTAGTAGATTTTCAAACCAATTTTCTTTGGTCAACGTTACTAAAAGTGATTACAAAGGATATTGTCAGAACGTGATATTGAAATTTcacttttaactttttttttgcagtttggttttatttaattagacaCATTAATTTTTCAAGACGGACGTGAATCTTTCTCTAAACCAAAATTAATAGTTTGATTTTGGTACTAATTATATcgatattaaaataattaaatctttaacatgatatttttaatatatactattatttctttctccttcagatttccattttatttatttacttccTTATTATTCTTTGCAAAAATGCAGTCGTATATTATCTTCTTTCTCTTGTGAAAATTTTGGGGGATATTGCATCTAATTTCTGTGATATTTTTACTTTGCTAATTTCCGGTGAGATTGAGAGATTAATCACCACTGAGCAAAACTTTTGCATTTTTCTGCTTCACTGTTAGTTTCAGCTCCATAACTGTTAGAAAGGTAAGAAACCAAATCTAAAAACTGTAACCAATTTTTTTCTACTGGTTTGATCTTTGATCCCTTTGAACTATTTCATCCATCTTTATATCTAGTTAATTTTGTCTGAAAAgcaaaggaaaaaataaaagaaatgttttcttcttcctctatctctCTAAAGTTTCTTTCTCTTCATCTTTCTTGAATTTAGCATTCAAGGGCAAAATTATTCTGCTGTTTTGGTAATTTGGGACTTGAAAAATGGAGGAGAAAGGTGTAATGAGTCCAAGTGGGGTCATCACAGTTAAGGGAGATGAAACTTTGGCATCAAGAACAGAGTTTCAACAAAACCCTAGCTTTCTTCCATCCGTGGGACCCACGACGGTGGTATCTCCTCTCCCTCCGTCTCCAACCACCACTGTGACTCCTGGCTCAGCCGCTGCAGCGCCGCCGCCATCAATCTCTAGCGCAGGGACAGATCtgacaaagaggaagagaggacGGCCGAGGAAATACGCTCCAAATGGTAGTCTGAACCCTAGGGCTTCGAGACCAACTCTGTCTCCGACACCAATCTCATCTTCAATTCCATTCTATGAagattatcatcatcttcatcattctCATTGGAAACGAGGAAAAGCTCAGCAGCAACCTGTTGAATTCATGAAGAGATCTAGCATGTTTGAGTATGAAAGCAGCCCAGGTACACTTTGCAAtctctttgtgtgtgtgttttgatcGTTGCATTGGTTTTAGTGATCTGATATGGAATTTTGAGTTATCTGTTGATGTGATTTTATGTGGGTTTTTTGAGATGTTGGGAAGTGGGACAAACACATAACTGGGTACCCTTTTGTCTGAAGAAGGTACAAACAGACCAGTTAGAAGTCAGAGAAATAGAATCTATGATGCTGattgaacaaaataaaataaaaatacaagaaGGATTTAAAACAAAGAGAGAATAATCTCTTGTTGTCTATTCATCTTTAGGAGATAAAGAGTGTCTAGTCGTGTTAATTGTTAAGTTGTTAGCATAGATCTTAAAGGTTTCTAATCAGCTTGGTTAAACCTGTTTTTATTATTGTGCAACCACTGATTGTTATGGATAGTTATAGACAAGGATGATCAAGTTGGCTGGTTGAGTATTAGAGTTTGTTAATTACCTGATTAGTTAAAGTCATTAGCATCAAAACTCTGTTTTATCTATTAGCAGCTCCAACTCCTCCTGGACTCTCATGCTATGTGGGTGCTAATTTTATAACACATCAGTTTACTGTCAATGCTGGTGAGgtaataaattacataaaacatgatttttctTTGATAATGGATTTTGTGTGTCactgttttgaaaatattttgttttcttgtcatCAGGATGTAATAATGAAAGTAATGCCGTATTCACAAGGATCTCGAGCTATATGCATTCTTTCTGCTACTGGTACCATCTCTAATGTCACACTTCGTCAACCTACCACTTCAGGAGGCACTCTTACATATGAGGTAACCTAATTAACATGGAATCAAATTTCACTATATATTCTTGGTTCTTGAATAATTTTGTTCTCTTGTCTTAGGGTCGATTTGAGATACTTTCTCTATCGGGTTCCTTTATACCTACTGAAAACGGAGGAACTAAGGGTCGGTCCGGTGGTATGAGCATTTCTTTAGCCGGACCAAATGGCAAAATCGTCGGTGGCGGCCTTGCTGGTATGCTCATAGCAGCCAGTCCTGTCCAGGTTAGACAATCTTGCTTATCTAACaagtaaaaaaacatatttagtaATTCCGAGTATAAAAAGAGCCATAAGTCTTATAATTTTTGGACAGGTGATAATGGGAAGTTTCATTGTGATGCATCAAGCAGAACAAACACATAAGAAGAAACGTCGAATCATGGAgccttctcctcctccgccaCAACAACAACCTCCTGCTTTCACCATCACCACTGTGAATTCTACTCCATCTGCGGTTGCCACCGTAGAGGAGCCAAAACAACAAACCTACGGTGTTGGTGGTGATACAATGAGACCGTTGTCTCAAATGCCGCCTTCTTTCCAGAACGACAATTCAGTTATGAACAATATCACAACGACCTATCATGGATA
This region of Raphanus sativus cultivar WK10039 unplaced genomic scaffold, ASM80110v3 Scaffold0017, whole genome shotgun sequence genomic DNA includes:
- the LOC130500710 gene encoding 65-kDa microtubule-associated protein 9-like encodes the protein MSKTQIESFSASLLKELEIIWNEVGETETEREKILNEIEDECRNIYIGKLQKVKEERNRLKQDIVESEARVIAICSAMEEPSGLGRQQQPDQCGRSLKEELGKILLKLEDMEKRKTERKNQFIQVIEDIKCVRDEIDGETDETCSSDFSVDESDLSLRKLEELHRELYTLQEQKRNRMKQIQDHLRTLESLCSVLGLNFRETVTKIHPSLVESEGSRSISTTTLDKLASSVNQWHETKIQRMQELQDLVTTMLEFWNLMDTPAEEQQNFINVSCNIAATVSEITKPNSLSTDLLEEVKAELCRLEELKWSKIKELVVKKRSELEEICRRTHIVLEEQDIALENVIKAIESGEVNPENILEHIEYRAGKVKEEALSRKEILEKTEKWLNACEEETWLEEYNQDEKRYNAGKGSHLILKRAEKARALVNKLPAMVEALVSKITIWESEKESEFIFDGNRLLAMLEEYTELREEKEQERRRRRDLKKLQGQVTPEQDKGTPTKHQSAKKSLKVSTNKRFGSSPQTPRCDSPHSAKSFTSQSRHS
- the LOC130500709 gene encoding AT-hook motif nuclear-localized protein 6-like isoform X2, with protein sequence MEEKGVMSPSGVITVKGDETLASRTEFQQNPSFLPSVGPTTVVSPLPPSPTTTVTPGSAAAAPPPSISSAGTDLTKRKRGRPRKYAPNGSLNPRASRPTLSPTPISSSIPFYEDYHHLHHSHWKRGKAQQQPVEFMKRSSMFEYESSPAPTPPGLSCYVGANFITHQFTVNAGEDVIMKVMPYSQGSRAICILSATGTISNVTLRQPTTSGGTLTYEGRFEILSLSGSFIPTENGGTKGRSGGMSISLAGPNGKIVGGGLAGMLIAASPVQVIMGSFIVMHQAEQTHKKKRRIMEPSPPPPQQQPPAFTITTVNSTPSAVATVEEPKQQTYGVGGDTMRPLSQMPPSFQNDNSVMNNITTTYHGYGNMNTGTTSKEEDDYENGGNDDSGDTRSLSNSG
- the LOC130500709 gene encoding AT-hook motif nuclear-localized protein 6-like isoform X1; this encodes MEEKGVMSPSGVITVKGDETLASRTEFQQNPSFLPSVGPTTVVSPLPPSPTTTVTPGSAAAAPPPSISSAGTDLTKRKRGRPRKYAPNGSLNPRASRPTLSPTPISSSIPFYEDYHHLHHSHWKRGKAQQQPVEFMKRSSMFEYESSPAAPTPPGLSCYVGANFITHQFTVNAGEDVIMKVMPYSQGSRAICILSATGTISNVTLRQPTTSGGTLTYEGRFEILSLSGSFIPTENGGTKGRSGGMSISLAGPNGKIVGGGLAGMLIAASPVQVIMGSFIVMHQAEQTHKKKRRIMEPSPPPPQQQPPAFTITTVNSTPSAVATVEEPKQQTYGVGGDTMRPLSQMPPSFQNDNSVMNNITTTYHGYGNMNTGTTSKEEDDYENGGNDDSGDTRSLSNSG